CAATCGCCTCTACGATCCCGAGCGCGGCCACCGGCTCTACAACGAGTATCTGGACATGCTCGAGTACGCCGACCAGATGGGCTTCGACGCCGTCGGCGTGAACGAGCACCACCAGAACGCCTACGGCATGATGCCGTCGCCGAACATCATGGCCGCTGCGCTCGCGCGGCGGACGAAGAACGCCATGCTGCTCGTCCTCGGCAACTCGATCGCGCTCTACAACCCGCCCATCCGCGTGGCCGAGGAGTTCGCGATGCTCGACGTCATCTCGGGCGGGCGACTCATCGCCGGGTTCCCCGTCGGCACGTCGATGGACACGAACTACTGCTACGGCGAGAACCCGGCCACGCTGCGCGACAAGTATCGCGAGGCGCACGACCTCATCATCAAGGCGTGGGCCGAGCGCGAGCCGTTCCCGTGGAACGGCAAGTACACGAAGCTGCGCTACGTGAACCTCTGGCCGCAGCCGATCCAGAAGCCGCACCCGCCCATCTGGGTGCCGGGGCTGGGCTCGCTCGAGACGTGGGACTTCTGCCTCGACCACGACTACAACTACAGCTACCTCTCGTTCAGCGGCTACAAGCGCGCCCAGAAGATGATGGACGGCTACTGGGAGCACGCCGCCAAGCGCGGCAAGAGCGAGAACCCCCACCGCGGAGCCTTCTTCCAGCAGATCTGCGTCTCCGACACCGACGCCCAGTGCGAGAAGGAGTGGTGGCCGCACGTCGACTACTTCTTCAATCGCTGCCTGCACCTCTACCCGGGCACGTCGGGCGCACCGGGGTACATGAGCGAGGCGTCGCTGCGCGCCGGCATCGTGGCCCAGGTCGGCAACACGTCGCAGAACATGGGCATGAACAAGACGTGGAAGGAGCTGTGCGAGCAGCGCTACATCGTCGCCGGCTCGCCGGCCACCGTGCGCCAGCAGCTCGAAGAGCTCGCGAAGTCGCTCCGGGTCGGCCACCTCGCCATCGGCGCCCACATCGGCAGCGCGCCGATCGCGCTCACGAACCGCAGCACGTACCTCTTCGCGACCCAGGTGATGGCGCACCTGCGGCCCATCTTCTCGGAGTACGACGACATCGCGTGGCCGAAGGCGCTGCCCGCCGACGAGCGCGTGCAGCCGGGCGCCCAGAGCGCCGCCGTGCAGGCGACCGCCGAGCGCAAGGTCGGAGCCGCGGCATGAGCTCGCCGGCATCGCGCCTCGTCGACCTCGGCCAGGGCCGGCGCATCGAGGTCTTGAGCGCGGGGAGCGGTGCTCCGCTCCTCTTCCTGCACGGCGCCGGCGGCATCCCGCAGTGGGAGGGCGTGCTGCCGATCCTCTCGTCGAGCTTCACGGTCCACGCGCCGCTCCTTCCGGGCTACGGCCAGTCGGTCGGTCTCGAGGCGCTGGACGACCACTTCGATCTCTTCTTCCACTGCTTCGACGTCATGGAAGCGCTCGGCGTCGAGCGCCCCTACGTCGTGGGCGAGTCCCTCGGCGGATGGATCGCCGCCGAGATGGCGGCGCTGCGGCCGAAGGAGATCGGCCGGCTCGCCCTCGCCGCCCCGATCGGCCTGTGGCGCGACGAGGCGCCGGTGGTCGACATCTTCGGCTACACGACGAGCGAGCTGGTGCCGTTCCTGTTCCACGACACCACCTGCCCCGCCGCGCAGATGATGCTCGGCGTCGGCGCGATGCTCTCCGACAAGGACGATCGCACCGAGGCGCAGGTCGAGTTCCTGCTGGCCCTCGGGCGCGGCTTCAAGACCGCCGCCAAGTTCCTCTTCCCGATCCCCGAGCGCGGCCTCGAGCGGCGCCTGCATCGCATCACGGCGCCGACGCTCGTCGTCTGGGGCGCGGAGGACCGGCTCGTGCAGCCGCTCTACGGCAAGATCTTCGTCGAGAAGATCCGTGGCGCGCGGCTGCTGACGATCCCGAAGGCGGGTCACCTGATCGGCGCCGAGCAACCGGAGCCGTACGGGCGCGCGCTCGTCGCGTTCGGCCGCGGCGA
The window above is part of the Candidatus Eisenbacteria bacterium genome. Proteins encoded here:
- a CDS encoding LLM class flavin-dependent oxidoreductase, translated to MKLSWFHLMPWRWLPDDFRDRYHSVWVDLPNRLYDPERGHRLYNEYLDMLEYADQMGFDAVGVNEHHQNAYGMMPSPNIMAAALARRTKNAMLLVLGNSIALYNPPIRVAEEFAMLDVISGGRLIAGFPVGTSMDTNYCYGENPATLRDKYREAHDLIIKAWAEREPFPWNGKYTKLRYVNLWPQPIQKPHPPIWVPGLGSLETWDFCLDHDYNYSYLSFSGYKRAQKMMDGYWEHAAKRGKSENPHRGAFFQQICVSDTDAQCEKEWWPHVDYFFNRCLHLYPGTSGAPGYMSEASLRAGIVAQVGNTSQNMGMNKTWKELCEQRYIVAGSPATVRQQLEELAKSLRVGHLAIGAHIGSAPIALTNRSTYLFATQVMAHLRPIFSEYDDIAWPKALPADERVQPGAQSAAVQATAERKVGAAA
- a CDS encoding alpha/beta hydrolase, which encodes MSSPASRLVDLGQGRRIEVLSAGSGAPLLFLHGAGGIPQWEGVLPILSSSFTVHAPLLPGYGQSVGLEALDDHFDLFFHCFDVMEALGVERPYVVGESLGGWIAAEMAALRPKEIGRLALAAPIGLWRDEAPVVDIFGYTTSELVPFLFHDTTCPAAQMMLGVGAMLSDKDDRTEAQVEFLLALGRGFKTAAKFLFPIPERGLERRLHRITAPTLVVWGAEDRLVQPLYGKIFVEKIRGARLLTIPKAGHLIGAEQPEPYGRALVAFGRGEQPR